CTCATCCTGAAGCCGGGGGGGATCCTTACTTTCCCACGTACTTTTTCCGCTTGGAAGCGGTTCCCGAGGGCCGAGCCGAATCTCAGGATAGCGCTACCGTTGAAGTACAGATGGAGCTGCACGTTCGCGGGAGGACCGATGACGGCCGCCTGTTGGAGGAAGGAACTCCCTATGAAGTCAGACTCCCCGATGGAACGGTGGTTCGGGAAGGAACTCTTGATGCCGACGGAACAGGACATGAAAATGAAATGGAACGGGCATCATATCAGATAGTGTTTCTCCCCATGAGGAATGAGAGGGAGTCATGAAACAGACAAGAGATGTAGAAATCGTCCGCCATGAATACCATTCCCCCCAGGATATGCAGAGCAAAACAGTAACCTCTGGTCGGAATGTGATAAACGAGTTTCAGCAGGTGCCATTGAAGGTATACCCCATGCGTTGGGTGCCCTGGAAGTCAGAGTATCTCCCCTATTTGCTGGACGGTGAATACATCATATGCAGCCAGGGCAGTATTAACTGGCATGCCGTGCATGCCGGAAATCAGCCGCAGATACAGACCCATGAGATTGCCGGGTTGCCGGACTTTGGCAATGGCTACGTATTAAGCCCCCTGCGACCGGGCTGGTTGCATGTCCGGCGGACCGAGCCGGGTGGACGGGTCCTGTGGTATGAGTACCAGGTCCGTGACGACGGCACGCTTCGTGTCTGTCAATGGAGCGATAATGAGATTGGATCTGACTACCGCGTACCCCGTGGGCACATAACAGACCACATCCCGGTGTCCTACAACAACGAGTACCAGATAGCATACTCCGAAGTGCAATGGAGCTGGGCACTGTATGAGCGTATGGAGAACGATGCCGGGCTGCGAAGCACCCATATGCACGAGCTGACCCAGGAAACTGTCAGTTTCAATAGCCAGGAGTATGAACTGCAACAGACCAACGACACCGCAGTATTCTTGAATGCCAACCCCGTCGAACGGCCGATCCGCCGGGACGACCTCCATGAACTGCCCGATAATGGCTGCATTGCCGGGCTGATTGATCCCTTCAGTATCGCTGATGCGATAGAATGGGATCTGAATGATGCCTGGCTGCAAATGGTAGCGTTTGTACAGTCTCTACGACTTGGTGTCGATCCGCGGCACATTGAACATATTTTGCGAGATAGTAAGGAAGGCCTGCCGGACTTGTCGGGATTGCAGCCGGAAGCAACCCTCCGTGCACAGTTCGAATCACTCCACAACATCTCGATCATGATGTACCAGACTGGCTTTGGAACAGCAGAAAGCGAGGATAAGATAGGGAAATATCTTGACCGATCCCGTATGGAGATACTGCTTGGCAAGCAGGATCGTGCAAGACTCCGGGAGCAAATAGCAGAAAAGAGGGACATGTTGTTAACGTTCTTACAAAGTGAATTGTATAGCAACCATGCCATCCTCTATTGCGAAAGCACTGCAGAACGCATTGCCTGTGGCAAGCAGCGGGTTATGTGGCACCACATGCCGCTTGTCAAAACACCGTATCACGAGGATATGATTCTGGAGCTTGCCGAGGATCTTCCGAATGGTGGCGATGATCCCGGAATTGCATACCTGAGAAATATTCTTGATGGACAAGCTGATGTATCTGCGCTCTTCTCTGCCGAGATGGAGTTTGACCTTGAGACCGAGATGGAGGGCGCAACAGCAATCGATGATGATGGCAACCCGCCAAACATTGAAGAGTTGGTTTTGACGGCTATCAACACCTTTGACACCATCTTGGGACTCACCTCGCAATTGGTCGAGGATTTTCCCACATATAAAGCCGTGCAGCTGCAATGGTTGAACACGGCCGTGTTCCGCGGGATAGACAGCAGGCCACTGCCACTGTTTGAACACGTGAGTCTGGCCGAGCTTATTGATGCCAGTGCTGAGCCGGTACTACGTAACGGAAAAAACGTGTTTCGCTTTACCGAGTTGCCGGATAATATGGATTTTGTCCATACCCCACGAGGTATGCTGGACACAAAGCAGATTTCCACAGCACGCATGATCCAGCAAGCCTATAAGCGAAACCCAACCAAGATAGAACGCGCTATCGGAAAGCTTGTGACCAACCCCCGCTGGCTGACCTTCATGGCGGGGGTGAGTTATGTGAATCTGGGGTTTGTTCTTTTAAACAGCGCAACTACTGATTACACAAAAGAAAATGGTTATTTGTTAGGCATGCGTCAAAGCATTGCATTTTTTAACGCCTTCGCTGGAGCCT
This DNA window, taken from Alkalispirochaeta americana, encodes the following:
- a CDS encoding toxin VasX; translated protein: MKQTRDVEIVRHEYHSPQDMQSKTVTSGRNVINEFQQVPLKVYPMRWVPWKSEYLPYLLDGEYIICSQGSINWHAVHAGNQPQIQTHEIAGLPDFGNGYVLSPLRPGWLHVRRTEPGGRVLWYEYQVRDDGTLRVCQWSDNEIGSDYRVPRGHITDHIPVSYNNEYQIAYSEVQWSWALYERMENDAGLRSTHMHELTQETVSFNSQEYELQQTNDTAVFLNANPVERPIRRDDLHELPDNGCIAGLIDPFSIADAIEWDLNDAWLQMVAFVQSLRLGVDPRHIEHILRDSKEGLPDLSGLQPEATLRAQFESLHNISIMMYQTGFGTAESEDKIGKYLDRSRMEILLGKQDRARLREQIAEKRDMLLTFLQSELYSNHAILYCESTAERIACGKQRVMWHHMPLVKTPYHEDMILELAEDLPNGGDDPGIAYLRNILDGQADVSALFSAEMEFDLETEMEGATAIDDDGNPPNIEELVLTAINTFDTILGLTSQLVEDFPTYKAVQLQWLNTAVFRGIDSRPLPLFEHVSLAELIDASAEPVLRNGKNVFRFTELPDNMDFVHTPRGMLDTKQISTARMIQQAYKRNPTKIERAIGKLVTNPRWLTFMAGVSYVNLGFVLLNSATTDYTKENGYLLGMRQSIAFFNAFAGAWGATYTLKQARAGQLAAEKVVFKTKLFFAGGSFLSAGVSGMDAYISFSENNYEAGLLFGTSAVISVVLGVGLLVASWPTLLIAALVLGAVGTSVWAGFLEYSPLERFANNFLLRDYGRRVLWIFGSKIQPPDTPTPWRSLNAHHQRRDELIADNFARFREFPKAEKDLMDVIFGVHLTLEPEWVVAYSKWWNPVTAEGMQRVTVRIRILSFDPQFSRVENPKLRVYYNRGMLPLTQPHPEGVDAVSGAAADYSDSIYIELGAEAEIHYEPQDGVMVASLEYIIPLESLDLDQSPRVLFTMRYRYNERIHFPSPENGQGRYIGIISHVRKIRTQQVDPGAALGTLIAESMLYAPDTQVGTLSQLQEPETWRLL